The DNA region CGTCGACGGGGTCGTCGGAGGGTGCGAGCCGGATCCGGCGGTCGCCGAGCACGATCGTCGCGGTCGGTGTGTACGCGGAGCGGAACTGCACCGCGATCGGGTGTTTCGGCATCGGCAGCGTGGTGTCCAGCAGGACGCCGTAGTCGTGGTGGAGCATGCCGAGGAAGAACTGGTCCCAGTAGAGGGCGGCGTGGTCGTCGGGGATCGGCCAGGGGCGGCGTACCGCCCGCGCCATGTCCCAGCCGTGCACCAGCAGCTCGTTGACCAGGTGGGCAAGCAGACCGCAGACGGTGACCCGGGCGTCGCCGAGCCACGGCACGGTCGTCTCCGGCGGCGTGCGGGTGGTCGCCGTCAGGATCGCGTCGATCGCCTCGCCGAGCAGGGCTGCGAGGCGATCGGGCTCACGTTCGGTGAAGTGCCGCAGTACGTGGGCGTTGACGTCGGCGACGGTGTCGACGTTCGTGGCGGGCAGGATCGTATCGAGGTCCGGTACCTGCACCGCCATCTCGCTGTCCTCGACGAGCGAGACGTAGAGCAGCGCGATGCTGAGCACGTGTGCGGCGGAGTCGGCGACCGTCCACTCGGGGGTGGCCATTGCGGTCGGGTCGGTGCCGTCGGTCAGCAGCGACCGGAACCGGTCACCTTCGACGCGCAACGCAGTCCGGGCAAGCGTCCAGCGCTGCGCGGGGACGGCGTAGGTCATCGGATCACCGTCGCACCGCCACTGTCGGCGGCCTTCTTCCAGATTGCGCTGTTCAGTCAGGCGCGGCAGAGGATCTCGCCGTGCAGGATGGCGAACCAGCCGTCGGGGGCGTCGGCCCAGCGACGCCAGCCGGCGGAGAGACGGTCGAGGTCGGCCGCGGTGGCGGTGCCGGCGGCGAGGACCTGGCGGGCCATCGCGGAGGCGACGATGCGGTCGGACCACATCCCGCCCCACCAGCGGCGGTCGGAGTCGGTGGCGTAACACCAGACAGAAGCGCCGGGAGTGATGTCGCGAAAGCCGGCGGCCTGCGCCCAGGAGAGCAGTCGGCGTCCGGCGTCCGGCTCGCCGCCGTTGGCACGGGCGGTGGCCTGGTAGAGCGCGAGCCACTCGTCGAGCTCGGGGACGGCGGGATGCCAGGCGAAGCGGTCGTAGTCGCTGTCGCGGGCCGCGACCACTCCGCCGGGCCGGCAGACCCGGCGCATCTCGGCGAGTGCGCGGACCGGGTCGGCGACGTGCTGAAGGACCTGGTGGGCGTGGACCACGTCGAACGTGTCGTCGGGGAACGGCAGCTCGTGGACGTCGGCCGTGGTGAAGTCGACA from Solwaraspora sp. WMMD791 includes:
- a CDS encoding maleylpyruvate isomerase N-terminal domain-containing protein gives rise to the protein MTYAVPAQRWTLARTALRVEGDRFRSLLTDGTDPTAMATPEWTVADSAAHVLSIALLYVSLVEDSEMAVQVPDLDTILPATNVDTVADVNAHVLRHFTEREPDRLAALLGEAIDAILTATTRTPPETTVPWLGDARVTVCGLLAHLVNELLVHGWDMARAVRRPWPIPDDHAALYWDQFFLGMLHHDYGVLLDTTLPMPKHPIAVQFRSAYTPTATIVLGDRRIRLAPSDDPVDVRVRFRPARFNLMLFGRTSTALAALRRDVVIGGPRPWRLPAFLRVVHMPNARLAPKPGRTRR
- a CDS encoding methyltransferase domain-containing protein, with product MSAVYTHGHHESVLRSHRWRTAENSAAYLLPHLHPGQTLLDIGAGPGTITMDLAALVAPGRVTATEVTDDALSLSRAEAQARGVTTVDFTTADVHELPFPDDTFDVVHAHQVLQHVADPVRALAEMRRVCRPGGVVAARDSDYDRFAWHPAVPELDEWLALYQATARANGGEPDAGRRLLSWAQAAGFRDITPGASVWCYATDSDRRWWGGMWSDRIVASAMARQVLAAGTATAADLDRLSAGWRRWADAPDGWFAILHGEILCRA